TCCCGGGTGTGTGACCTCCATCCCGAGCTGGTCGAACGTTTCATCGTTCTCGGACTCCTCGAGACCGTCAGCGACGACGAGGGCCGGCTCTGGTTTGAACGACGCCAGGTTGCGGCGGTGGGCCGTATTCGTCGACTTCGCTCGGGGCTCGGGTTGAGC
Above is a genomic segment from Candidatus Microthrix parvicella Bio17-1 containing:
- a CDS encoding chaperone modulator CbpM; its protein translation is MASEIEPAERIEFEVFSRVCDLHPELVERFIVLGLLETVSDDEGRLWFERRQVAAVGRIRRLRSGLGLSYSAIAVVAELIDRIDELESELMRRGDHEPSPGRDHA